One genomic region from Curtobacterium sp. 9128 encodes:
- a CDS encoding LLM class flavin-dependent oxidoreductase produces MSNAFGTGRPSDVPPPAPDRVGPVQLGLDTFGDVTELADGSQQSDAQSIRDVVDQAVLADQVGIDFIGVGEHHREDFVVSAPEVVLAAIAARTERIRIGSAVTVLSSDDPVRVYERFATVDAISNGRAEVILGRGSFTESFPLFGYELADYEVLFEEKLQLWAALRGGDPVTWSGTKRASLTDQDVFPKLEHGPIPTWIGVGGSPQSVIRAASYGMPLFLAIIGGQPAQFAPFSRLYRQALTQLELPQQPIAMHSPGFVAATDEEAAERYWPYHKAVTDRLGRERGWPPLDAAQYQAGLSAGGSLYVGSTETVARKIARNMRILGVTRFDMRYATGRLPHADMMRSIELYGTAVAPRVRELLAEPVPVP; encoded by the coding sequence ATGAGCAACGCATTCGGTACCGGTCGTCCGTCGGACGTCCCGCCGCCCGCACCCGACCGCGTCGGACCCGTGCAGCTCGGCCTCGACACGTTCGGCGACGTCACCGAACTCGCCGACGGCTCGCAGCAGTCCGATGCGCAGAGCATCCGCGACGTGGTGGACCAGGCCGTCCTCGCTGACCAGGTGGGCATCGACTTCATCGGCGTGGGTGAGCACCACCGCGAGGACTTCGTGGTCAGCGCCCCCGAGGTCGTCCTCGCGGCGATCGCCGCCCGCACGGAGCGCATCCGGATCGGGTCCGCGGTCACCGTGCTGTCGTCCGACGACCCCGTCCGCGTCTACGAGCGGTTCGCCACCGTCGACGCGATCTCCAACGGCCGCGCCGAGGTCATCCTCGGGCGAGGCTCCTTCACCGAGTCGTTCCCGCTCTTCGGCTACGAGCTCGCGGACTACGAGGTCCTGTTCGAGGAGAAGCTCCAGCTCTGGGCAGCACTGCGCGGCGGGGACCCCGTCACGTGGAGCGGCACCAAGCGCGCGAGCCTGACCGACCAGGACGTCTTCCCGAAGCTCGAGCACGGTCCGATCCCGACGTGGATCGGTGTCGGGGGGTCACCGCAGTCCGTGATCCGTGCGGCGTCCTACGGCATGCCGCTGTTCCTCGCGATCATCGGCGGGCAGCCGGCGCAGTTCGCCCCGTTCTCGCGGCTCTACCGGCAGGCGCTGACGCAGCTCGAGCTGCCGCAGCAGCCCATCGCGATGCACTCGCCCGGGTTCGTCGCCGCCACGGACGAGGAAGCCGCCGAACGCTACTGGCCGTACCACAAGGCCGTCACCGACCGCCTCGGGCGCGAGCGTGGATGGCCGCCCCTCGACGCGGCGCAGTACCAGGCCGGGCTGTCGGCCGGCGGGTCGCTGTACGTCGGGTCGACGGAGACCGTCGCGCGGAAGATCGCACGGAACATGCGGATCCTCGGCGTGACGCGGTTCGACATGCGCTACGCCACCGGGCGCCTGCCGCACGCGGACATGATGCGCTCGATCGAGCTGTACGGCACCGCGGTCGCACCCCGCGTGCGTGAGCTCCTGGCGGAGCCGGTCCCCGTCCCGTAG
- a CDS encoding SDR family oxidoreductase, with protein sequence MPKIPDQTGRRIVVTGANSGTGKETATRLAEAGASVVLAVRTPSKGDAAAASIRQAHPGADVEVRELDLADLSSVRRFAAGIVDEDRPLDVLVNNAGVMIPPKRFETVDGFELQFGTNFLGPFALTNLVMPALLRASSPRVATMSSLAAIPGRIRFDDLQWLRGYSPWRAYAQSKLADLLLSLHLHTLSVELDWPLVSTAAHPGYTRTNLQSSGRSLGRSRPVSSKQRAWPFTQDVAQGSEPLLYAAVGPNAVGGAYYGPSGMFGMVGPTTNAPIPRSARSPELARSLWAVAEDLTGTHLPA encoded by the coding sequence ATGCCCAAGATCCCCGACCAGACTGGCCGACGCATCGTCGTGACCGGAGCGAACAGCGGCACAGGCAAGGAGACCGCCACCCGGCTCGCCGAGGCCGGCGCCTCCGTCGTGCTCGCCGTCCGGACGCCGTCGAAGGGCGACGCCGCCGCCGCGTCGATCCGGCAGGCACACCCGGGCGCCGACGTCGAGGTGCGTGAGCTCGACCTGGCCGACCTGTCGAGCGTCCGTCGGTTCGCCGCAGGGATCGTCGACGAGGACCGACCGCTCGACGTGCTCGTGAACAACGCCGGCGTGATGATCCCGCCGAAGCGCTTCGAGACCGTCGACGGCTTCGAGCTGCAGTTCGGGACGAACTTCCTCGGCCCGTTCGCGTTGACGAACCTCGTGATGCCGGCACTGCTCCGGGCGTCGTCGCCCCGCGTCGCGACGATGTCGAGCCTCGCGGCGATCCCCGGGAGGATCCGGTTCGACGACCTGCAGTGGCTCCGCGGGTACTCCCCGTGGCGGGCGTACGCGCAGTCGAAGCTCGCCGACCTGCTGCTGTCGCTGCACCTCCACACGCTGTCGGTCGAGCTCGACTGGCCGCTCGTGAGCACCGCGGCGCACCCCGGGTACACCCGCACGAACCTGCAGTCGTCCGGTCGCTCGCTCGGTCGGTCACGGCCGGTGTCGTCGAAGCAGCGGGCGTGGCCGTTCACGCAGGACGTCGCGCAGGGCAGCGAGCCGCTGTTGTACGCGGCGGTCGGGCCGAACGCCGTCGGCGGCGCGTACTACGGTCCGTCGGGGATGTTCGGCATGGTCGGTCCGACCACGAACGCCCCGATCCCCCGCTCGGCGCGGAGCCCGGAGCTCGCCCGCAGCCTGTGGGCCGTCGCCGAGGACCTCACCGGGACGCACCTGCCCGCCTGA
- a CDS encoding NRDE family protein: protein MCTVVVRVEPGSAWPVTVLAMRDESPTRPWDPPAAWWPDRDPGLRGVRDREAGGAWLAASDEGGLAVVLNRWEDVPSADGTWTTRGVLPVDAVADGVLPGHDDTVPTTRAFNLVRATLSGASVISWDGSRVRTTVLEPGVHMITHGEPDDPAAPRIGRWLEPFRAVDAPVGPPELAPFDELRAADAGTDAGDGWSPWFGVLAASAALSSDDPDAILRDAHEPEGHFATLSIVAAAVGPGRTVLQHARLADPGDIDGSVELHHA, encoded by the coding sequence ATGTGCACCGTCGTCGTCCGTGTCGAACCGGGCTCGGCGTGGCCCGTCACCGTGCTGGCCATGCGCGACGAGTCCCCGACCCGCCCGTGGGACCCACCGGCGGCGTGGTGGCCCGACCGCGACCCCGGGCTGCGCGGTGTCCGCGACCGCGAGGCCGGCGGTGCCTGGCTGGCGGCCTCGGACGAGGGCGGGCTCGCGGTCGTGCTGAACCGCTGGGAGGACGTCCCCTCCGCCGACGGCACGTGGACCACGCGTGGGGTGCTGCCCGTCGACGCGGTGGCCGACGGCGTGCTGCCCGGCCACGACGACACCGTCCCGACCACCAGGGCGTTCAATCTCGTCCGTGCCACGTTGTCCGGGGCGTCGGTGATCTCCTGGGACGGGTCGCGGGTCCGGACGACCGTGCTCGAGCCCGGCGTGCACATGATCACGCACGGCGAGCCCGACGATCCGGCAGCGCCGCGGATCGGTCGCTGGCTCGAGCCCTTCCGCGCCGTCGACGCACCGGTCGGGCCGCCGGAGCTCGCCCCGTTCGACGAGCTCCGCGCCGCCGATGCCGGGACGGACGCCGGTGACGGGTGGAGCCCCTGGTTCGGGGTCCTCGCCGCGTCGGCCGCGCTGTCGTCGGACGATCCCGACGCGATCCTCCGCGACGCGCACGAGCCCGAGGGACACTTCGCGACCCTGTCGATCGTGGCCGCGGCCGTCGGACCCGGGCGCACCGTGTTGCAGCACGCCCGCCTGGCCGACCCGGGCGACATCGACGGCAGCGTCGAACTCCACCACGCCTGA
- a CDS encoding bifunctional phosphopantothenoylcysteine decarboxylase/phosphopantothenate synthase: MTNAPQQRRTIVVGITGGIAAYKAVQVVREFVKAGHDVHVVPTEGALRFVGLPTLEALSRNPVSTSVFEEVAEVRHVSLGRRADLVVVAPATADSLARMAAGLAPDLLGTTLLATEAPVVVAPAMHPQMWEHPATRANIATLRERGVHVVGPEVGALTGDDAGMGRMSEPDTIVAAALAVLGQTQDAGRPDGGEPTLQAGTTGTTGTTATTGTTARGEQGDLSGVRLVVSAGGTREPFDPVRFVGNRSSGRQGVAIATAAAARGADVTLVSANVDGGLTRGLDAHVVQVGSALELAEAVHAAAADADVVVMTAAVADYRPAEVRAEKLKKDAQGDRMTLELVRNPDVLADLVANRRTGQIVVGFAAETEPDRDARIELGRAKIARKPADMLVVNRVGWSEGFEREENAIEVIVPGGEVVRAASGTKAEVAAVVLDLVATALA; the protein is encoded by the coding sequence GTGACCAACGCACCGCAGCAGCGCAGGACCATCGTCGTCGGGATCACCGGGGGCATCGCGGCGTACAAGGCCGTCCAGGTCGTCCGGGAGTTCGTGAAGGCCGGCCACGACGTGCACGTCGTCCCCACCGAGGGCGCCCTGCGCTTCGTGGGGCTCCCGACGCTCGAGGCGCTCAGCAGGAACCCCGTCTCGACGAGCGTCTTCGAGGAGGTCGCCGAGGTCCGCCACGTGTCGCTCGGACGTCGGGCTGACCTCGTGGTCGTCGCACCCGCGACCGCCGACTCGCTCGCGCGGATGGCCGCCGGCCTCGCCCCCGACCTGCTCGGCACGACCCTGCTCGCGACCGAGGCACCCGTCGTCGTCGCGCCGGCGATGCACCCGCAGATGTGGGAGCACCCAGCGACCCGGGCGAACATCGCGACCCTCCGTGAGCGCGGCGTGCACGTCGTCGGCCCGGAGGTCGGGGCCCTCACCGGCGACGACGCCGGCATGGGGCGCATGTCGGAACCCGACACGATCGTCGCGGCCGCCCTGGCGGTGCTGGGGCAGACGCAGGACGCGGGACGACCCGACGGGGGTGAGCCGACCCTCCAGGCCGGAACGACCGGAACGACCGGGACGACCGCAACGACCGGGACGACTGCCCGCGGCGAGCAGGGCGACCTGTCCGGCGTCCGCCTCGTCGTCAGCGCCGGCGGCACCCGCGAACCGTTCGACCCCGTCCGCTTCGTCGGCAACCGCTCGAGCGGCCGACAGGGCGTCGCGATCGCCACCGCGGCCGCGGCCCGTGGCGCCGACGTGACCCTCGTCAGCGCGAACGTCGACGGCGGCCTGACCCGAGGACTCGACGCGCACGTCGTCCAGGTCGGGTCGGCGCTCGAACTCGCCGAGGCCGTGCACGCCGCGGCAGCGGACGCGGACGTCGTCGTGATGACCGCCGCCGTCGCCGACTACCGACCGGCCGAGGTCCGCGCCGAGAAGCTCAAGAAGGACGCGCAGGGCGACCGGATGACGCTCGAGCTCGTGCGGAACCCCGACGTGCTCGCGGACCTCGTGGCGAACCGCCGGACCGGGCAGATCGTCGTGGGCTTCGCCGCCGAGACGGAACCGGACCGCGATGCCCGGATCGAGCTCGGCCGCGCGAAGATCGCCAGGAAGCCGGCCGACATGCTCGTGGTGAACCGGGTCGGCTGGTCAGAGGGGTTCGAGCGCGAGGAGAACGCGATCGAGGTGATCGTCCCCGGCGGCGAGGTGGTGCGCGCCGCCTCCGGCACGAAGGCGGAGGTCGCGGCCGTCGTCCTCGACCTCGTCGCGACGGCGCTGGCCTGA
- a CDS encoding DUF2071 domain-containing protein, translating into MTASPDSRAAEPLLHRPVTVHAWEDVVFAHWRHDPASLARLVPRGTRPDVVDGSAWAGLSAYVFRETRVPPFPPSGRLGTMTEVTIEILTVDDRGRHGVAYRTIDTANVPAIVAAHALLGVPYAFAHARGKRRGDALRYRSVRHPDRLRRARPGGPARPRHAAFVRVVAGATDSSPLAAELTTRAGIHARHLAQTVFWQREHQPLVLRSATLERLEGDLPDAVGMPGLFDRAPDSLLVLDGTTVRYGWGDVVR; encoded by the coding sequence ATGACCGCCTCGCCGGACAGTCGGGCCGCGGAGCCGCTCCTGCACCGTCCGGTCACGGTGCACGCGTGGGAGGACGTCGTCTTCGCGCACTGGCGGCACGACCCGGCGTCGCTCGCTCGGCTCGTCCCCCGCGGGACCCGACCGGACGTGGTGGACGGGAGTGCGTGGGCCGGCCTCAGCGCGTACGTGTTCCGCGAGACGCGCGTGCCGCCGTTCCCGCCGTCGGGTCGTCTGGGCACGATGACCGAGGTGACGATCGAGATCCTCACCGTCGACGACCGCGGTCGGCACGGAGTCGCCTACCGGACGATCGACACGGCGAACGTCCCGGCCATCGTCGCGGCGCACGCGTTGCTCGGGGTCCCCTACGCGTTCGCGCACGCCAGGGGGAAACGGCGGGGGGACGCGCTGCGGTACCGCTCGGTTCGGCACCCTGATCGGTTGCGTCGCGCACGGCCGGGAGGCCCGGCTCGCCCCCGCCACGCCGCGTTCGTCCGCGTCGTGGCCGGTGCCACCGACTCCTCACCGCTCGCCGCCGAGCTCACCACGCGCGCGGGGATCCACGCCAGACACCTCGCGCAGACCGTCTTCTGGCAGCGGGAGCACCAGCCCCTCGTGCTCCGCTCGGCGACGCTCGAACGGCTGGAGGGCGACCTGCCGGACGCCGTCGGCATGCCGGGGCTCTTCGACCGGGCACCGGATTCGCTCCTCGTCCTCGACGGCACGACCGTCCGCTACGGCTGGGGTGACGTCGTCCGATGA
- a CDS encoding DUF1810 domain-containing protein codes for MSDPFALDRFVRAQDGVQDTALAELARGRKSSHWMWFVFPQLRGLGHSPTAERYGISGADEARAYLAHPVLGPRLLAAAEAAGTAPARSVEELVGGIDALKLRSSMTLFAAVAEDPRPFRSVLDRWWGGAEDRRTTDLLGPNPSTGT; via the coding sequence ATGAGCGACCCGTTCGCGCTCGACCGCTTCGTCCGCGCGCAGGACGGCGTGCAGGACACCGCGCTCGCCGAACTCGCCCGGGGCCGGAAGTCGTCGCACTGGATGTGGTTCGTGTTCCCCCAGCTCCGCGGCCTCGGACACAGCCCGACCGCCGAGCGCTACGGCATATCCGGCGCCGACGAGGCCCGCGCCTACCTGGCCCACCCCGTGCTCGGCCCGCGACTGCTCGCCGCCGCCGAGGCAGCCGGCACCGCCCCCGCGCGCTCGGTCGAGGAGCTGGTGGGCGGCATCGACGCGCTGAAGCTCCGGTCGTCGATGACGCTCTTCGCCGCCGTCGCCGAGGACCCCCGGCCGTTCCGATCGGTGCTCGACCGGTGGTGGGGCGGGGCCGAGGACCGCCGGACGACGGACCTGCTCGGGCCGAACCCGTCGACGGGTACGTGA
- a CDS encoding GntR family transcriptional regulator codes for MPVPSSAPTEHQLLRDTVRQKIHEAIMDGTLEPGERLNDDELIAWLGVSRTPIREALSQLARAGLIEMAPNRYTRVTTPDPGEVIEALQTLGVLFGGVVRLAVPRLGTAARKKILATIDKTIKEFESHDVKGVNTDALGVFALYVDECGNENLRRVCLDTMDGLAFRLRLPNLDELVDWDQMLADFKRLRTATENGDNIEAELATEAIHQLPGEKH; via the coding sequence ATGCCGGTCCCCAGCAGCGCCCCGACCGAACACCAGCTGCTCCGCGACACCGTCCGCCAGAAGATCCACGAAGCGATCATGGACGGCACGCTCGAGCCCGGTGAGCGACTCAACGACGACGAGCTCATCGCATGGCTCGGCGTCTCGCGCACCCCCATCCGCGAGGCCCTCAGCCAGCTCGCCCGCGCCGGGCTCATCGAGATGGCGCCGAACCGCTACACGCGCGTCACCACGCCGGACCCCGGAGAGGTGATCGAGGCGCTGCAGACCCTCGGCGTGCTCTTCGGCGGCGTCGTGCGTCTCGCGGTGCCGCGACTCGGCACAGCAGCGCGCAAGAAGATCCTCGCCACGATCGACAAGACGATCAAGGAGTTCGAGTCGCACGACGTCAAGGGCGTCAACACCGACGCCCTCGGCGTCTTCGCGCTCTACGTCGACGAGTGCGGGAACGAGAACCTGCGGCGCGTCTGCCTCGACACGATGGACGGCCTGGCGTTCCGGTTGCGCCTGCCGAACCTCGACGAACTGGTCGACTGGGATCAGATGCTCGCCGACTTCAAGCGACTCCGCACCGCGACCGAGAACGGCGACAACATCGAGGCCGAACTCGCGACCGAGGCGATCCACCAGCTCCCCGGCGAGAAGCACTGA
- a CDS encoding MarR family transcriptional regulator translates to MTQRQPEPHTGQTDRTEIAARLAAAVGRINRRARTDSAALGYGIVSALATIQRDGPLRPGDLSRLEVVTKPTMTRILTELEQRGFIAREADPTDGRAFMVSATPEGIAAVELARSERTGIVASLIAELPAEDVDDIARALGALERVAQGQVTQETHSSTV, encoded by the coding sequence ATGACGCAGCGCCAGCCCGAACCGCACACGGGGCAGACGGACCGCACCGAGATCGCCGCGCGCCTCGCCGCCGCGGTCGGCCGCATCAACCGTCGGGCACGCACCGATTCCGCCGCACTCGGGTACGGGATCGTGTCGGCGCTCGCGACGATCCAGCGCGACGGACCCCTGCGCCCGGGCGACCTGTCGCGGCTCGAGGTGGTCACGAAGCCCACGATGACCCGTATCCTCACCGAGCTCGAGCAGCGCGGGTTCATCGCCCGCGAGGCCGACCCGACCGACGGCCGCGCGTTCATGGTGAGCGCCACACCTGAGGGCATCGCGGCGGTCGAGCTCGCCCGCTCGGAGCGCACCGGGATCGTCGCGTCGCTGATCGCCGAGCTCCCCGCCGAGGACGTCGACGACATCGCCCGCGCCCTCGGAGCACTCGAGCGCGTAGCACAGGGCCAGGTCACCCAGGAGACCCACAGCTCCACGGTCTGA
- a CDS encoding phospholipase — translation MTGQIPDLPTTTTTTTGTRRAALDSPSRRIRRTLRKRGVLIASGAAVLAIAGGALTVTTQPALAEAVGMPTSSPTPGLSGTALDRAQAAATVATAKTVVENANDKTDTSKLEQQISSLSNPAKLSGGALSERIASTVDTTQDVAQASADQDKQDADARAAAAKAAADKAAAEQAAADAAAAAQAAAAAQAAANSPAGAKATASSLASSKYGWGSDQFQCLNSLWTKESGWNYKAYNPSGATGIPQALPGSKMATISSDWADNATTQVTWGLQYIKDAYGTPCAAWGHSQATNFY, via the coding sequence ATGACAGGACAGATCCCCGACCTCCCGACCACCACCACCACCACGACCGGCACCCGCCGAGCAGCCCTGGACTCCCCCAGCCGCAGGATCCGACGCACCCTCCGCAAGCGCGGCGTGCTCATCGCCAGCGGTGCAGCGGTCCTCGCGATCGCCGGCGGTGCACTCACGGTCACGACACAGCCGGCACTCGCCGAGGCCGTCGGCATGCCGACGTCGAGCCCGACCCCAGGACTCAGCGGCACCGCCCTCGACCGTGCCCAGGCAGCGGCGACCGTCGCGACCGCGAAGACCGTCGTCGAGAACGCCAACGACAAGACGGACACGTCGAAGCTCGAACAGCAGATCTCGTCGCTGTCGAACCCCGCGAAGCTCTCCGGCGGTGCCCTGTCCGAGCGGATCGCGTCCACCGTCGACACGACCCAGGACGTCGCCCAGGCGAGTGCCGACCAGGACAAGCAGGACGCGGACGCGAGGGCGGCTGCGGCGAAGGCAGCGGCGGACAAGGCCGCCGCGGAGCAGGCGGCCGCCGATGCGGCAGCGGCAGCGCAGGCCGCGGCAGCAGCGCAGGCGGCGGCGAACTCCCCCGCCGGGGCGAAGGCCACCGCGAGCTCCCTCGCGTCGTCGAAGTACGGATGGGGCTCCGACCAGTTCCAGTGCCTGAACAGCCTCTGGACCAAGGAGTCCGGCTGGAACTACAAGGCGTACAACCCGTCCGGTGCGACCGGCATCCCGCAGGCGCTGCCCGGCTCGAAGATGGCCACGATCTCGTCCGACTGGGCCGACAACGCGACCACCCAGGTCACGTGGGGGCTGCAGTACATCAAGGACGCCTACGGCACGCCATGCGCGGCGTGGGGCCACTCGCAGGCGACCAACTTCTATTGA
- a CDS encoding low temperature requirement protein A, producing the protein MTTIGLRRMRPRDPAEGHRAASPLELLFDLVFVVAVGFAATNLHEIEAEGHISSAIVSFAFVFFSIWWAWLNFTWFATSFDTDDWLYRVMTFVQMAGVLVLAAGVGPAMQDGSFTIVVIGYVVMRLALVGQWIRVAASTSEYRATALHYALGITVVQALWVAILFLPEGWPRFVAPVLILLEVLVPVWSESRAQTTPWHTHHIAERYSLFTLIVLGEGLVASASAVIDGLRHAEHLGPLLVLAAGGLVIVAGLWWIYFSHEQHDHIRGLPSALVFGYGHYFVFAAAAAVPAGIEVAVSADAGEADLSHASVAATIAVPVALFVLAIWALALRPSLSVGWNTVVVVLTLAVLATIAVPEVSLVATALLVAAIVVVLEVADARARR; encoded by the coding sequence GTGACGACGATCGGACTCCGCCGCATGCGGCCGCGCGACCCCGCAGAGGGACACCGCGCCGCCAGCCCGCTCGAGCTGCTCTTCGACCTGGTGTTCGTCGTGGCCGTCGGGTTCGCCGCGACGAACCTCCACGAGATCGAGGCCGAGGGGCACATCTCCTCCGCGATCGTGTCGTTCGCGTTCGTGTTCTTCTCGATCTGGTGGGCGTGGCTGAACTTCACGTGGTTCGCGACGTCGTTCGACACCGACGACTGGCTGTACCGCGTGATGACGTTCGTGCAGATGGCCGGTGTCCTCGTGCTCGCCGCCGGCGTCGGCCCGGCGATGCAGGACGGGTCGTTCACGATCGTCGTCATCGGGTACGTCGTGATGCGGCTCGCACTCGTCGGGCAGTGGATCCGCGTCGCGGCATCGACGTCCGAGTACCGGGCGACCGCACTCCACTACGCCCTCGGCATCACCGTCGTGCAGGCGCTCTGGGTCGCGATCCTGTTCCTGCCAGAGGGATGGCCGCGGTTCGTCGCGCCAGTGCTCATCCTGCTCGAGGTCCTCGTGCCGGTCTGGTCCGAGTCCCGGGCACAGACCACCCCGTGGCACACGCACCACATCGCGGAGCGGTACTCGCTGTTCACGCTGATCGTCCTCGGTGAAGGGCTCGTCGCGTCCGCGAGCGCCGTGATCGACGGACTCCGGCACGCTGAGCACCTCGGGCCGTTGCTCGTCTTGGCCGCCGGCGGACTGGTCATCGTCGCGGGCCTCTGGTGGATCTACTTCTCGCACGAGCAGCACGACCACATCCGCGGCCTACCGAGCGCGCTGGTGTTCGGCTACGGGCACTACTTCGTGTTCGCCGCCGCTGCCGCGGTGCCCGCCGGGATAGAGGTCGCGGTCAGCGCCGACGCGGGCGAGGCCGACCTGTCCCACGCGTCCGTCGCCGCCACGATCGCGGTGCCCGTCGCGCTGTTCGTCCTCGCGATCTGGGCGTTGGCCCTCCGGCCGTCGCTGTCCGTCGGGTGGAACACCGTGGTCGTCGTGCTGACGCTGGCCGTCCTCGCGACCATCGCGGTGCCGGAGGTGTCGCTCGTCGCGACCGCGCTGCTCGTCGCCGCGATCGTCGTGGTGCTGGAGGTCGCGGACGCGAGGGCGCGTCGCTGA
- a CDS encoding RNA polymerase sigma factor: MHHPPPRTALVDLDDGVLAGRSADGDVRAFEVLIRRHTPLLRAYARRTLGSTDELDDVVQETFITAWNRLDALQDNAHVKAWLMRILSRKCIDRIRARRDHDDVTELEVAAPSDDAPERVAEARDREHAVEVALAELPDAQRRCWLMKEVLGYRYEEIAEELDVPLSTVRGLLSRARKNMIRLMEGWR; this comes from the coding sequence GTGCACCACCCACCACCCAGGACGGCTCTCGTCGACCTCGACGACGGTGTCCTCGCCGGACGGTCGGCCGACGGCGACGTCCGTGCCTTCGAGGTCCTCATCCGCCGACACACGCCACTGCTCCGCGCGTACGCACGCCGGACCCTCGGTTCGACGGACGAGCTGGACGACGTCGTGCAGGAGACCTTCATCACGGCTTGGAACCGCCTCGACGCCCTCCAGGACAACGCGCACGTGAAGGCGTGGCTGATGCGGATCCTCAGCCGGAAGTGCATCGACCGCATCCGAGCGCGCCGGGACCACGACGACGTCACCGAGCTCGAGGTCGCTGCCCCGTCCGACGACGCCCCGGAACGCGTCGCCGAGGCGCGCGACCGCGAGCACGCCGTCGAGGTCGCCCTCGCCGAGCTCCCGGACGCGCAGCGGCGGTGCTGGCTGATGAAGGAAGTGCTCGGGTACCGCTACGAGGAGATCGCGGAGGAACTCGACGTGCCGCTCTCGACCGTCCGCGGGCTGTTGTCCCGTGCCAGGAAGAACATGATCCGTCTGATGGAGGGATGGCGATGA